The proteins below are encoded in one region of Danio rerio strain Tuebingen ecotype United States chromosome 12, GRCz12tu, whole genome shotgun sequence:
- the LOC137496866 gene encoding uncharacterized protein gives MWSSTKLDRAERHLGSTRTSHLIDDDINRMPLRHRKECSLEIPQSYKRRSTVRLNIDLMTLATCFAPQMANNMSAALFTRLNLINPVFVNDNHQSDTMASPTPPTMMRSPTENPEKGRKGNKASAFFKRAWKAAKRPFHCCDRNRVVPFEPQSDIDDFEHLPVPGPSRTVAAHADLEPAWQPGQVCEDPQPLSVPGPSSIKQTADVPNADPARLESSTALTGHVDSEPMRLPVQVCDRLESLAVPGPSRIKPTTVADHVDPEQMRPPVQICDDPQPLSVPGPSRIKQTVDPARPESSTALTGHVDTELVCLPGQIWEDPQPISVHGLTNIKKMTDADSACPESPPSVQDPSKIDGTDEKPKKERKRKRVSAFFKRVWKAATRPFLCCDTDIVQHLTPQPEPEPEPESEPESEPEPEPESESEPEPEPESESKPESVPVPEPVPEPKPKPKPKSAPEYEPKLRPESEPEPEPEPEPESEPEPEPEPEPEPEPEPESESEPESEPVPEPKPEPKSATEYEPKLRPESEPELEDEADLEAVPVEIMPEIAEPADPESVCLPGPAPEEPKEASGPLCRFDLSHFEVENLIGEGAFGQVFVASNKRRKREKVALKFINKKEDERYLNIDGYSTPVLAEVAMMLKLMNAPQCPNIIELYNWVENEDNFVLILEYAKSCKTLFEYITDIFELEEIRARWLMRQLIQAIMFCAERGVFHGDIHTQNILVTKPRLQLKLIDFGCAQPITHKPFNSDQYRGAGFYTPPEVYSRRAFHANPAYVWTIGLVLYEIMHGRMAFYDRQSTMFGSITMHSRLSTECQDLISQCLVRDPVKRLMLHQVEKHQWFNPTTPDPVEL, from the exons ATGTGGAGCTCAACAAAACTTGACCGAGCAGAGCGCCATCTTGGATCAACCCGCACATCTCACCTCATCGATGATGACATAAATAGAATGCCGTTACGTCATAGAAAAGAATGCAGTTTAGAAATTCCTCAGAGTTACAAACGAAGGAGTACAGTAAGGTTAAACATTGATTTAATGACTTTAGCGACTTGTTTTGCACCTCAAATGGCAAATAACATGTCAGCTGCGTTATTTACTCGACTTAATTTGATTAATCCTGTATTTGTCAACGATAATCATCAGAGTGACACGATGGCTTCTCCTACACCTCCTACCATGATGAGAAGCCCAACAG AAAACCCAGAGAAAGGGAGGAAAGGGAATAAAGCctctgctttctttaagagagCATGGAAGGCTGCAAAACGCCCTTTCCATTGCTGTGACCGGAATAGAGTGGTTCCCTTTGAACCACAGTCGGATATCGACGATTTCGAGCATCTGCCTGTTCCAGGTCCCTCCAGGACTGTCGCAGCACATGCAGACCTTGAGCCAGCGTGGCAGCCAGGCCAGGTCTGTGAAGATCCtcagccgttgagtgttccgggcccctcCAGCATCAAGCAAACAGCAGATGTGCCGAATGCAGATCCGGCCCGTCTTGAGTCCTCAACGGCCCTCACAGGTCATGTTGACTCTGAGCCGATGCGTCTGCCAGTCCAGGTCTGCGACCGTCTGGAGTCGTTGGCTGTTCCAGGACCATCCAGGATCAAGCCAACGACCGTCGCAGATCATGTTGACCCTGAGCAGATGCGTCCGCCAGTTCAGATCTGTGATGATCCtcagccgttgagtgttccgggcccctcCAGGATCAAGCAAACAGTAGATCCGGCCCGTCCTGAGTCCTCAACGGCCCTCACAGGTCATGTTGACACTGAGCTGGTGTGTCTCCCAGGCCAGATCTGGGAAGATCCTCAGCCAATCAGTGTCCATGGCCTCACCAATATTAAGAAAATGACGGATGCAGATTCGGCCTGTCCTGAGTCGCCTCCGTCTGTTCAAGACCCCTCTAAAATTGATGGGACTGATG aaaaacccaagaaagaaaggaaaaggaaaagagtctctgctttctttaagagagTATGGAAGGCTGCAACGCGCCCTTTCCTGTGCTGTGACACAGATATAGTCCAGCATCTTACACCACAACCTGAGCCAGAGCCCGAGCCAGAGTCAGAGCCCGAGTCAGAGCCAGAGCCAGAGCCAGAGTCAGAGTCAGAGCCAGAGCCAGAGCCAGAGTCAGAGTCAAAGCCAGAGTCCGTGCCCGTGCCCGAGCCCGTGCCCGAGCCCAAGCCCAAGCCCAAGCCCAAGTCAGCACCAGAGTATGAGCCCAAGCTCAGGCCAGAGTCAGAGCCAGAGCCAGAGCCAGAGCCAGAGCCAGAGTCAGAGCCAGAGCCAGAGCCAGAGCCAGAGCCAGAGCCAGAGCCAGAGCCAGAATCAGAATCAGAGCCAGAGTCAGAGCCCGTGCCCGAGCCCAAGCCCGAGCCGAAGTCAGCAACAGAGTATGAGCCCAAGCTCAGGCCAGAGTCGGAGCCAGAGCTGGAGGATGAAGCGGACCTTGAGGCAGTGCCTGTTGAAATTATGCCTGAAATCGCTGAACCCGCTGACCCTGAGTCAGTATGTCTGCCAGGCCCGGCTCCTGAGGAGCCTAAAGAGGCTTCTGGGCCCCTTTGTA GATTTGATCTGTCTCATTTTGAAGTAGAAAACTTGATTGGAGAAGGAGCTTTTGGCCAGGTGTTTGTGGCATCAAACAAACGTCGTAAACGTGAAAAG GTTGCACTGAAGTTTATCAACAAGAAAGAAGACGAACGTTATCTCAACATA gatGGTTATTCCACACCTGTGCTTGCGGAAGTGGCAATGATGCTTAAGTTGATGAATGCTCCACAATGTCCAAACATCATTGAATTATACAACTGGGTTGAGAATGAGGACAACTTCGTTCTCATTCTGGAGTACGCAAAGTCATGCAAGACCTTGTTTGAGTACATCACAGATATCTTTGAGCTTGAAGAAATCCGAGCACGCTGGTTAATGCGTCAGTTGATCCAAGCTATAATGTTCTGCGCTGAGCGTGGAGTTTTCCATGGCGATATACACACACAGAACATCCTGGTGACTAAACCCCGATTACAGCTCAAATTGATCGACTTTGGTTGTGCTCAGCCAATTACCCACAAGCCTTTCAACAGCGATCAATATCGAG GAGCTGGATTTTACACGCCACCTGAGGTTTATAGTCGTCGCGCATTCCATGCTAACCCAGCATACGTCTGGACGATAGGCCTCGTGCTCTATGAAATAATGCACGGACGAATGGCTTTTTATGACAGACAATCAACAATGTTTGGCTCCATTACGATGCACTCCAGGTTATCTACAG AATGCCAGGACCTGATTTCCCAGTGTTTAGTCCGTGATCCAGTTAAACGGCTGATGTTACATCAGGTAGAAAAGCACCAATGGTTCAATCCAACGACCCCAGATCCTGTGGAGCTGTAA